In Verrucomicrobiota bacterium, a single window of DNA contains:
- a CDS encoding SDR family oxidoreductase gives MNDQPRTKPGTALITGASSGLGEFYARHLAARGYNLILVARRETLLQTVAGDLRQKHGVTAEVLAADLATEPGIALVVKRIQDCQDLTLLINNAGFGSGGVFHQIDITKQLNMIQVHVVATARLTRAALPQMVERRQGGIINVASVAGFACIPTSAMYGSTKAWMIAFSRTIAEELRPTGVRVQALCPGFTHTGFHDTPEYKNFDRSVIPGMLWMTSDEVVAISLKALTRDQVVVIPGLINKIMVAALRLPPIAMLARYYGRKRWHRDRK, from the coding sequence ATGAATGACCAACCACGCACCAAACCCGGAACCGCCCTGATCACGGGCGCGTCCAGCGGCTTGGGGGAGTTCTACGCGCGCCACTTGGCCGCGCGAGGATATAACCTGATTCTCGTGGCCCGGCGGGAAACACTGCTGCAAACCGTGGCCGGAGATCTTCGCCAAAAGCATGGTGTCACCGCCGAGGTCTTGGCGGCGGACTTGGCGACAGAACCGGGGATTGCCCTGGTGGTCAAACGCATTCAGGACTGTCAGGATTTGACGTTATTGATCAATAACGCCGGCTTTGGGTCGGGTGGCGTGTTTCACCAGATTGACATCACCAAGCAGTTGAACATGATCCAGGTGCATGTGGTCGCAACCGCCCGGTTGACGCGGGCCGCGTTGCCGCAAATGGTGGAACGCCGTCAGGGAGGCATCATTAATGTTGCTTCCGTTGCCGGGTTTGCCTGCATCCCCACGAGCGCCATGTATGGCTCGACCAAGGCGTGGATGATCGCGTTTTCCCGGACCATCGCGGAGGAGTTGCGGCCGACGGGCGTTCGGGTGCAGGCGCTTTGCCCCGGTTTTACCCATACCGGCTTTCACGATACCCCGGAGTACAAGAACTTTGACCGCTCAGTCATCCCAGGCATGCTGTGGATGACCTCAGATGAAGTCGTGGCGATCTCGTTGAAGGCGTTGACGCGGGATCAGGTGGTTGTCATTCCCGGCCTGATCAATAAGATCATGGTGGCGGCGTTGCGGTTGCCGCCCATCGCCATGTTGGCGCGGTATTACGGGCGGAAGCGCTGGCACAGAGACCGGAAATGA